CCGGAGGGCGTCCTGGTGGGCCACGGGCTCGTCGGCCAGGAGGATGGCGGGCTCGCCCACCAGCGCCCGGGCCACCATCGTGCGCTGGCGCTCGCCCACGGAGATCTCGTAGCCGCCCCGG
Above is a genomic segment from Acidimicrobiales bacterium containing:
- a CDS encoding ATP-binding cassette domain-containing protein, with protein sequence RGGYEISVGERQRTMVARALVGEPAILLADEPVAHQDALRAEVVLALLRERADAGAAVVVATREPEIAALADRTLEL